In Pseudomonas sp. GCEP-101, one DNA window encodes the following:
- the ccoO gene encoding cytochrome-c oxidase, cbb3-type subunit II: MKHEILEKNVGLLALCMAVAVSIGGLTQIVPLFFQDVTNTPVEGMKPYTALQLEGRDVYIREGCVGCHSQMIRPFRAETERYGHYSVAGESVWDHPFLWGSKRTGPDLARVGGRYSDDWHRAHLYNPRNVVPESKMPAYPWLVENKLDGKDTAKKLEVMRVMGVPYTDDDIAGASDAVKGKTEMDAVVAYLQVLGTSIKNKR, translated from the coding sequence ATGAAACACGAAATACTCGAGAAAAACGTCGGCCTGCTGGCCCTGTGCATGGCGGTCGCCGTGAGCATCGGCGGCCTGACCCAGATCGTTCCGCTGTTCTTCCAGGACGTCACCAACACCCCGGTGGAAGGCATGAAGCCCTACACCGCCCTGCAACTGGAAGGCCGTGACGTGTACATCCGCGAGGGTTGCGTCGGCTGCCACTCGCAAATGATCCGTCCGTTCCGCGCTGAAACCGAGCGCTACGGCCACTACTCCGTCGCCGGCGAAAGCGTCTGGGACCACCCGTTCCTGTGGGGCTCCAAGCGTACCGGTCCGGACCTGGCCCGCGTCGGTGGCCGCTACTCGGACGACTGGCACCGCGCGCACCTGTACAACCCGCGCAACGTGGTGCCGGAGTCGAAGATGCCCGCCTACCCCTGGCTGGTCGAGAACAAGCTCGATGGCAAGGACACGGCGAAGAAACTGGAAGTGATGCGTGTCATGGGCGTGCCCTACACGGACGACGACATCGCTGGCGCCAGCGACGCCGTCAAGGGGAAGACCGAAATGGACGCGGTGGTCGCGTACCTGCAGGTCCTCGGCACCTCCATCAAGAACAAGCGGTGA
- a CDS encoding cbb3-type cytochrome oxidase subunit 3, with protein MDIGTIRGIGTVIVMVAFVGVLLWAYGGKRKERFDDDALLPFADDPVAKRHAEKEQASRSNNA; from the coding sequence ATGGATATCGGGACCATTCGCGGTATCGGCACCGTCATCGTGATGGTGGCCTTCGTCGGCGTACTGCTCTGGGCTTACGGCGGCAAACGCAAGGAGCGCTTCGACGACGATGCGCTGCTGCCCTTCGCGGATGACCCGGTGGCCAAGCGGCACGCTGAGAAAGAGCAAGCTTCTAGGAGCAACAACGCATGA